CCGAGCTGTGGTATGGTAGTTAGGTTTTCAAATTTGGTAATTAAAGCGACAATAGCTTCCGTGGGGTTTTTGAACTGTATGCCACGTTTGGCCAATTCAAACAACGCATTAAAGCGCTCGCATTCCTTAAAGGAGGAAAAAATACGGGTGTTGAACTGAAATACAATCGCTTTTTGTTTTTCCGGGGTATTATGCTTTACGCCGACCCAATTGTGCGGTATGTTCTTACCCATCAATACCAAATCGCCATTTGAGAAAGGTGCAATGGAATTTCCAACAAACCTGGTCCCGTCACCATTGATGATATAGGTAAGTTCCACCTCCGGATGATAATGCCAAAATGGGGTAAAGAAAACCGTTTCCCTTTTGAAAAAACGAAAGGATTGTTGTGTGGTTTCAATGTCAATTTGTTCCAGTTCAGGCTTCAAAATAGTGTATTATAATCTTATAACCACTTTAAAATTACAAAAATAGGTTTAGATATGCATAGTATTGATTAAAATTGAAGAATACATTCCTCTGGGTTCCATTTACTTTTGGACTATCAATCCGTTACATCATGGAAACCTTAAAATTATTGGACCGCCCCTA
The sequence above is a segment of the Muricauda sp. SCSIO 64092 genome. Coding sequences within it:
- a CDS encoding AraC family transcriptional regulator; translated protein: MKPELEQIDIETTQQSFRFFKRETVFFTPFWHYHPEVELTYIINGDGTRFVGNSIAPFSNGDLVLMGKNIPHNWVGVKHNTPEKQKAIVFQFNTRIFSSFKECERFNALFELAKRGIQFKNPTEAIVALITKFENLTTIPQLGALLELLNLLVLHKDKTLLATEIYVYNHNQKHRIDKFARVNNYILEHLEQKLTVAQMADFTHMVPQSFCRWFKQNSGHSFITFLNKTRVENACHLLAHRKIPIQEIAFCSGFESLSHFNRTFKKYKHQSPREFVRTHIY